A stretch of DNA from Pseudonocardia hierapolitana:
TCGGCGCCCATCCGGTAGACGATCTCCCGCTCCTCCTCCACGCCCGGGTACTCGACGATGATCTTGAAGAGGAACCGGTCGCGCTGGGCCTCCGGCAGCGGGTACACGCCCTCGTTCTCGATCGGGTTCTGCGTGGCGAGCACCAGGAACGGGTCGGGCATCGGGAAGGTCTGGCCACCGATCGACAGGTGCCGCTCAGCCATCACCTCGAGCATGGCCGACTGCACCTTCGCCGGCGCACGGTTGATCTCGTCGGCGAGCACGAAGTTGGCGACCACCGGGCCCAGCTCGACGTCGAACTCCTCGCGCCCCTGCCGGTAGATGCGGGTACCGAGGATGTCGGCGGGCACGAGGTCCGGGGTGAACTGCAGGCGGGAGAAGCTGCCGCCCACCACCTTCGCCACCGTCTCGACCGCGAGGGTCTTCGCCACGCCGGGCACGCCCTCCAGGAGCAGGTGGCCGCGGGCCAGGAGGCCGACGAGCATCCGCTCGACCAACCGGTCCTGACCGACGATCACTCGCTTGATCTCGAAGACGACGCGCTCGAGGCGCTCCCCCTCGTTCGCCGGGCTCGGGACGGACTCCTGCACGCTCACGCCCCCATCCCACCGTGCGGCCCGTGAGACGCCGGTGAACCGGCGCTTCCGCCGTCGTGGGCCGTCGCCGCGGCAGCGGCGGACGGTCAACGAAAGGTGGACGATTTGTAGGCGTCAATGATTCATTGACAATGAGTGGAAAGGGTCGTGCCGAGCACTCGGGTGGTCGTGATCGGGGTGGCCAGCAGCGCCGGGGACCCACCACGCAGGCCAGGACCCTGCCGCCCTGCGGGCCGGCGGGCTCGTCGACCGGCTCCGCGCCGCGGGCCTGACCGAGGACCGCGGTGAGCTCCTGCACGAGGTCTTCGCCCCCGACGAGATCGGCTCGACGGCCGCAACCTGGACGCGGTGGTGCGCGTGGCCCGGACCGTGGCCGACGCCGTCGACCACGCGCTCGCCGAGCACGCACTACCCCTCGTACTGGGCGGCGACTGCATCATCACCCCGGGCGTCGTCGCAGGCGCCCAGCGCCAGCGCCGGGACCCCGCCGTCGGCCTGCTCTGCCTCGACGGGGACGCCGACCTCGCGACCCCGCAGACGACCGGGAGCGGCGTGCTCGACGCCATGGGCATCGCCCACGTGCTCGGCCTGGCCGACACCGAGCTGGCCCGACTGGGTGCCGGACCGCCGATGCTCACCGACCGACGGCTCGCCCTCATCGGCTACGACGAGACCGACCCCGAGACCTTCGACGCCGAACTGCTCCACGGTCGTCCCGACCTGGTCCGGTTCGCCGACCACCAGGTCCGCGCCGATCCCGCCGGTTGCGCGACCGCGGCGCTGACCGCACTGCAGCCGAACACGTCGAGCCTGGTCGTCCACTTCGACGTGGAAGCCGTGGACTCACGCGACCTCCCGCTGGCCAACTTCCCCCACTACGGCACCGGGATCTCCCTCGCCGCGGCGGGCGAGGTGCTTGCCGTCCTGTTGTGCGCCGCACCGACGCTCGCCGCCGTCGTCCTGACCGAGGTCAACCCGAGCCACGATTCCACCGGGCGCCAGCTCACGCGCTACATCGACACCGTCGCCGGCGCGATCGCGCGCGGACTCGCCGCCCGCTGACAGCCGCCGGCAGAGCACGCGCGGTGTGGGCACGTGGTGGATCAGGACTCCCCGCGATCAGCGGGCGGTCCACGGAAGGTGGACGATCCGGACGCGTCAATGACTCATTGACATCATGGTTGTGGCCGGTCACCCGGCCACAACCACCGCAGCACCGGCCAGTGCCGCGGCGATGCCGACCGCCTGCACCCTCCCGACCCGCTCCCCGAGGACGGCCCCCGCCAGACCGACCGTCACCACGGTGTGCAGCGCACCCAGTACCGCCACGACGCCCAGGTGCCCCACCACGGTCGCGGCGGC
This window harbors:
- a CDS encoding AAA family ATPase encodes the protein MSVQESVPSPANEGERLERVVFEIKRVIVGQDRLVERMLVGLLARGHLLLEGVPGVAKTLAVETVAKVVGGSFSRLQFTPDLVPADILGTRIYRQGREEFDVELGPVVANFVLADEINRAPAKVQSAMLEVMAERHLSIGGQTFPMPDPFLVLATQNPIENEGVYPLPEAQRDRFLFKIIVEYPGVEEEREIVYRMGAEPPVAQQVIDPAELTRLQKVATRVFVHHALVDYVVRLVVATRTPAEHGLSDIAGWVSYGASPRATLGIVAAARALALIRGRDYVLPQDVLDVAPDVLRHRLVLSYDAVADQVPMDHIISRVLATVPLPQVSARPQSGPAPYPAGSSA
- a CDS encoding arginase family protein, with the translated sequence MARTVADAVDHALAEHALPLVLGGDCIITPGVVAGAQRQRRDPAVGLLCLDGDADLATPQTTGSGVLDAMGIAHVLGLADTELARLGAGPPMLTDRRLALIGYDETDPETFDAELLHGRPDLVRFADHQVRADPAGCATAALTALQPNTSSLVVHFDVEAVDSRDLPLANFPHYGTGISLAAAGEVLAVLLCAAPTLAAVVLTEVNPSHDSTGRQLTRYIDTVAGAIARGLAAR